In a genomic window of Erigeron canadensis isolate Cc75 chromosome 5, C_canadensis_v1, whole genome shotgun sequence:
- the LOC122599279 gene encoding probable ADP-ribosylation factor GTPase-activating protein AGD14, with protein sequence MGSRLKEEQRNEKNIRNLMKLAENRRCINCNSLGPQYVCTNFWTFVCTTCSGIHREFTHRVKSVSMAKFTTQEVSALQGGGNASAKEIYFKEWDAQRQSFPDSSNVERLRDFIKHVYVDRRYSGERSFDKPPRAKSGETEDTYFGGSRSPPYENERRYSDRPSPGGRSDGSSRNSYDERRSPGYDQDFKKSPARVDIVNDWRREDRFANGRRSDDGKISDVGSKVEGRSPDNRRDPDISSPPVVRPVRDILGDSVSPLRVIEPPKANGSRPADGSFKTQRTASSSSLASSNGNPTELRRESSLIDFDADPEPSSTAPVPQTQHTAPAAAAAPVPAPIPATFVAQPSISANDNWASFDASPVIKASQAPSSANLLDMLSDLSVPASANNPVSSGVQVSPFGSMAPAVTPTPAPTSAPTSFDAFGSFASGSQWQNVHPQQNLPPASGGQPPTSSVNQPWGGDTNVPSSAPKADSQVASGIDAKPAAKQELPADLFTSSYSPYAAQAPSWYPAPQYGMGYNMQYNVQQHMPPPFVQPSQSSNPFDINDSPTVQATTFPSLVPLQNALPNMAPPSGMHQTSNLGTPAPTWMPHQSSHPLAMPTQGPSYGSSMSNAPFMGQVPQNISTQPRPQVASFGYDMTSFGSLNANQQQSGVYAAPTGTSNTFSSNPFG encoded by the exons ATGGGGAGCAGGTTGAAGGAAGAACAGAGAAATGAAAAGAATATAAGGAATCTAATGAAACTCGCCGAGAATCGGCGGTGTATTAACTGCAATAGTCTG GGACCTCAGTATGTATGCACAAACTTCTGGACATTTGTTTGCACAACTTGCAGTGGCATTCA TCGCGAGTTCACTCATAGGGTAAAATCTGTATCTATGGCCAAGTTTACTACGCAAGAAGTTAGTGCACTTCAAGGAGGAGGAAATGCG AGTGCTAAGgaaatttattttaaagaatGGGATGCACAACGCCAGTCCTTCCCTGACAGCAG TAATGTTGAGAGACTTCGGGACTTCATCAAGCATGTTTATGTGGATAGAAGATACTCTGGTGAGAGAAGTTTTGACAAGCCTCCAAGAGCGAAATCG GGGGAAACCGAAGATACATATTTTGGCGGTTCCAGAAGCCCACCCTATGAAAATGAACGTCGTTATAGCGACAGACCTAGTCCTGGTGGAAGAAGTGATGGAAGTTCGAGAAATAGCTACGATGAAAGACGTAGTCCGGGCTATGATCAAGATTTCAAGAAAAGTCCTGCCCGTGTGGATATTGTTAATGATTGGCGACGAGAAGATAGATTTGCGAATGGAAGGAGATCTGATGATGGGAAAATTTCTGATGTTGGTTCCAAGGTTGAAGGTAGGTCTCCTGATAACCGAAGAGATCCAGATATCTCTAGCCCACCAGTAGTTAGACCCGTTAGGGATATACTGGGAGATAGTGTTTCTCCTCTTCGGGTTATAGAACCTCCAAAAGCCAACGGCTCAAGGCCAGCAGATGGTTCCTTTAAAACACAG AGAACTGCTTCTTCAAGTAGTTTAGCATCTTCTAATGGGAATCCAACTGAACTTAGAAGAGAAAGTTCATTAATTGATTTTGATGCTGATCCTGAACCTTCTTCAACTGCTCCTGTGCCACAAACACAACATACTgctcctgctgctgctgctgctcctGTTCCTGCTCCTATTCCTGCTACGTTTGTGGCACAACCATCAATATCAGCAAATGATAACTGGGCAAGCTTTGATGCATCACCAGTAATAAAAGCTTCTCAAGCTCCTTCAAGTGCTAACTTGCTTGACATGCTTTCTGATTTATCAGTTCCTGCATCTGCCAACAACCCAGTAAGTTCAGGTGTACAAGTGTCACCCTTTGGCTCAATGGCTCCTGCTGTTACACCAACACCAGCACCAACATCGGCACCAACGTCATTTGATGCCTTTGGCAGCTTTGCTAGTGGAAGCCAATGGCAAAATGTGCATCCTCAGCAAAATCTCCCCCCTGCTAGTGGTGGCCAACCTCCTACTTCATCAGTGAATCAG CCATGGGGTGGAGATACCAATGTACCTTCTAGTGCACCAAAAGCAGATTCTCAAGTTGCATCCGGCATCGATGCTAAACCTGCTGCTAAACAAGAACTACCAGCG GATTTATTTACTTCCAGCTATTCACCCTACGCTGCTCAGGCCCCAAGTTGGTACCCTGCTCCACAATATGGCATGGGATACAATATGCAGTATAATGTTCAG CAACACATGCCGCCACCTTTTGTACAGCCATCACAGTCGTCAAATCCATTTGATATCAATGATTCACCAACAGTTCAAGCTACAACA TTCCCTTCACTGGTGCCGTTACAAAATGCTTTACCAAATATGGCACCGCCATCAGGCATGCATCAAACCTCGAACCTGGGTACTCCAGCACCAACATGGATGCCACACCAATCATCTCATCCTTTAGCAATGCCAACCCAGGGGCCATCATATGGATCATCGATGTCTAATG CTCCGTTCATGGGACAAGTACCGCAGAACATCTCCACTCAACCCAG GCCACAAGTAGCAAGTTTTGGATATGACATGACATCTTTTGGTTCTTTGAATGCAAATCAACAACAGAGTGGAGTGTATGCTGCTCCTACTGGTACATCGAACACCTTCTCTTCTAATCCTTTTGGGTAA